A genomic region of Brienomyrus brachyistius isolate T26 chromosome 6, BBRACH_0.4, whole genome shotgun sequence contains the following coding sequences:
- the tnfrsf9a gene encoding tumor necrosis factor receptor superfamily member 9a, with protein sequence MLRMLTITLVLAAAWTLSSSQKRCELWTFDKNSSDFCCETCSEGHYLVKKCGPKPSELCEPCPAKTYLNKSNSSCVPCRTCRGWQQVVMRQCTISSDTACGCTKGHHCANSECSRCVACGVGEELLEDDSCHRCPYGTFKNESLSSCRPWSNSCPRQGCWIMINGTAVSDSMCLACPKGIQCPSVPSESMTIIIIVAVVSFCLGLLPFCFHIGRFHVYKQEKKPPGPANAPQTLTFQLGQPEQEQGGSMGSVSSEDSEKSLLSV encoded by the exons ATGCTGCGCATGCTCACAATCACCCTCGTCCTGGCTGCTGCGTGGACTTTAAGCAGCAGCCAAAAACGGTGTGAACTCTGGACGTTCGATAAAAACAGCAGCgatttttgctgtgagacatgCTCAGAAG gccATTACCTGGTGAAGAAGTGTGGTCCGAAACCCTCAGAGCTTTGTGAGCCTTGTCCAGCTAAAACCTATCTCAACAAAAGCAACTCCTCCTGCGTCCCATGCAGAACATGCAGAG GTTGGCAGCAGGTGGTAATGCGTCAGTGTACAATCAGCAGCGACACTGCATGCGGCTGCACGAAAGGACACCACTGCGCCAATTCTGAGTGCTCCCGCTGCGTCGCCTGCGGCGTTGGGGAGGAACTCCTCGAGGATG ACAGTTGTCACAGATGCCCATATGGGACTTTCAAGAATGAGTCGCTTTCAAGCTGCCGTCCTTGGAGTAATAG CTGTCCTCGGCAAGGATGCTGGATCATGATCAATGGCACCGCAGTCAGTGACAGCATGTGTCTCGCCTGCCCCAAAGGGATACAATGTCCCAGTG TACCGTCAGAGAGCATGACGATCATCATTATAGTGGCGGTTGTTTCTTTCTGTCTGGGCCTACTGCCTTTCTGCTTTCACATTGGGAGGTTCCATGTGTACAAGCAGGAAAAGAAACCACCAG gcccaGCGAACGCACCGCAGACCCTCACCTTTCAGCTTGGCCAGCCAGAACAGGAACAGGGAGGAAGCATGGGCTCTGTCAGCTCTGAAGACTCAGAGAAGAGTCTTCTGTCGGTGTGA